The proteins below are encoded in one region of Candidatus Thiodiazotropha sp. LNASS1:
- a CDS encoding YfgM family protein, which yields MSEYQTEEEQVEAIKRWWKENGTSVIAGLVIGLGGVFGWQAWGNYKDRIGAEAALAFNQMVAAVDRGDKPSAVKQAELMRGNYDNSYSIFAAMAEARVKLDEGDAATAISRLEWASENADNPSLKQLVQLSLARVLLNEGELDAAEKQVASEQGGFAGEFAVIRGDIAFARGDKAAAAEAYTQAMTLEVSNRNLLQMKLDDLAATTP from the coding sequence ATGAGTGAGTATCAGACCGAAGAAGAACAGGTCGAGGCGATTAAACGCTGGTGGAAAGAGAACGGTACCTCAGTGATTGCCGGTTTGGTGATTGGACTGGGTGGCGTCTTCGGCTGGCAGGCCTGGGGTAACTACAAGGATAGAATCGGCGCCGAAGCGGCACTGGCCTTCAATCAGATGGTGGCGGCGGTGGACCGGGGGGATAAACCGTCGGCGGTCAAGCAGGCGGAATTGATGCGCGGCAACTATGACAACAGCTATTCAATATTCGCCGCGATGGCCGAGGCGAGGGTCAAGCTCGATGAGGGGGATGCGGCTACTGCTATCTCCCGCCTGGAGTGGGCCAGTGAGAATGCGGACAACCCGTCACTGAAACAACTGGTGCAACTCAGTCTGGCCAGGGTTCTGCTAAATGAGGGAGAGCTTGATGCTGCCGAAAAACAGGTTGCGTCGGAACAGGGTGGATTCGCCGGTGAGTTCGCTGTGATCCGGGGGGATATCGCCTTTGCCAGGGGCGACAAGGCTGCCGCGGCAGAAGCATACACCCAGGCCATGACCCTGGAGGTCAGCAACCGGAATCTGCTGCAGATGAAACTCGACGATCTCGCTGCCACAACCCCTTGA
- the hisS gene encoding histidine--tRNA ligase has product MAKQIQAIRGMKDILPQQSPLWQFLEDRVRSVLSRYGYAEIRMPIVEMTELFKRSIGEVTDIVEKEMYTFADRNGDSLTLRPEGTAGCVRAGLENGLIFNQTQRLWYQGPMFRHERPQKGRYRQFHQIGVEAFGLAGPDIDLELILITARIWRELGLQDLELQLNTLGTSEERANYRDQLIIYLRERFDELDDDSQRRLESNPLRILDSKNPQMASVIEDAPSLMEYLGDQSMAHFDRLRQGLDDAGVGYRLNPRLVRGLDYYSRTVFEWVTQSLGAQGTVCAGGRFDGLVGQLGGRATPAVGFAMGLERLIAMLETLDLKEQLPVPDVYLVMMGDRASREGVLLAERLRSALPTLRLISHCGGGTFKNQLKKADRSQARYALVLGEDEVARREIGLKPLRSEGKQEQIALSQLETRLAELINRGQ; this is encoded by the coding sequence ATGGCAAAGCAGATCCAAGCCATACGCGGGATGAAGGATATCCTGCCGCAACAGTCGCCGCTCTGGCAGTTTCTCGAGGATCGGGTGCGTTCGGTACTCAGCCGTTACGGCTATGCCGAAATCCGTATGCCCATCGTCGAGATGACCGAACTGTTCAAACGCTCCATTGGCGAGGTTACCGATATTGTCGAGAAGGAGATGTATACTTTCGCCGATCGTAACGGTGACAGCCTGACGCTGCGACCGGAAGGTACCGCGGGTTGTGTACGGGCCGGTCTGGAAAACGGTCTGATTTTCAATCAGACACAGCGGCTCTGGTATCAGGGGCCGATGTTTCGACATGAGCGACCACAAAAGGGGCGCTACCGTCAGTTCCATCAGATAGGTGTTGAGGCCTTCGGCCTGGCGGGTCCGGATATCGACCTCGAACTGATTTTGATCACTGCCCGGATATGGCGTGAATTGGGGCTGCAGGATCTGGAATTACAGCTCAACACCTTGGGTACATCTGAGGAGCGGGCCAACTATCGTGATCAGCTGATCATCTATTTGCGCGAACGTTTCGATGAGCTCGATGATGACAGCCAGCGCCGCTTGGAGAGTAATCCGCTGCGTATTCTCGACAGCAAGAATCCTCAGATGGCGTCTGTGATAGAGGATGCGCCCAGCCTTATGGAGTATCTCGGGGATCAATCTATGGCGCACTTCGATCGCCTTCGACAGGGCCTTGACGATGCCGGGGTGGGTTATCGGCTAAATCCCCGCCTGGTGCGCGGATTGGACTACTACAGTCGGACGGTATTTGAGTGGGTGACGCAGAGTCTGGGCGCCCAAGGCACAGTGTGTGCCGGTGGACGTTTTGACGGTTTGGTCGGGCAGCTGGGTGGAAGAGCGACGCCGGCGGTCGGTTTTGCCATGGGGCTTGAGCGATTGATAGCCATGTTGGAGACGCTCGATTTGAAAGAACAACTGCCTGTTCCCGATGTCTACCTGGTGATGATGGGGGACAGGGCGTCCCGAGAAGGCGTATTGCTGGCCGAACGGTTGCGCAGCGCACTGCCGACACTGCGTCTCATCAGTCACTGCGGGGGCGGTACATTCAAGAATCAATTGAAGAAAGCGGATCGGAGCCAGGCCCGCTATGCACTCGTTCTCGGTGAGGACGAGGTTGCACGCCGGGAGATTGGCCTTAAACCGCTGCGAAGTGAAGGCAAGCAGGAGCAGATAGCACTGTCTCAATTGGAGACCAGGCTTGCAGAGTTGATTAATAGAGGACAATGA